In Mercurialis annua linkage group LG6, ddMerAnnu1.2, whole genome shotgun sequence, the following are encoded in one genomic region:
- the LOC126686724 gene encoding flowering time control protein FCA isoform X1 codes for MEPPREGYHHHHNYHHRPRFNHQEQHHHHHHPNYFQHPNQPPFPPPPQLPLQPPPQLPLQPPPQLPLQPPPQLPLQPQPQLPLQPQLPLQPQPPPPPPPPYPYFNNDHYQFNNQNFDARPNFDANQQMTGQPNAPVAGGGFFSNGLKRARCHSGRPGSPDHNADGGNVKLFVAPIPLPTTMEAIRPLFEAHGGVIEVVLPRDKRSGHQQGYCFVKYATIEEADRAIRALNGQYTIPGEAVPLKVRYADRERERVAKVERDRPAAVEMVEKLYVGCVHRQASMQEIEEIFSPYGHVVDVYIVRDNLKQSRGCAFVKFTHRDMALAAMTALHGTFTMRGCDQPLIIRFADPPKRRAGELRGYDGQNSGSFSQGPMIRPPPNFGDSMGGCVLPTALYPAQEASMISEPLAIPNQVKLTHAAPQIIAQPLVPVKQPPAQLSQMPLEQTWGPEKFLQSSQPAVTEMVKQISNLDQQQSVRISLESQCSEGNRPAVGDKSSASVVPQSPQTEDPQECDWSEHNCPDGCKYYYNCTTCESRYRFMGTSQTAKVNLRHVHVHVVVQPQLAWLQWEKPDEFALFQQQLQKKQKTHNPRQQPCFLSEGFSDKEADHTSSVRNSMPTALALGLDHMQIRPETSSVVDPTCT; via the exons ATGGAACCACCGAGAGAAGgctaccaccaccaccacaACTACCACCACCGCCCCCGATTCAACCACCAAGAACAGCACCACCACCATCATCATCCTAACTATTTCCAACACCCTAACCAGCCTCCTTTCCCACCTCCGCCACAGCTACCGCTCCAGCCACCTCCGCAGCTACCGCTCCAGCCACCTCCGCAGCTACCGCTCCAGCCACCTCCGCAGCTACCGCTCCAACCACAGCCGCAGCTTCCACTCCAGCCACAGCTACCGCTCCAGCCTCAGCCACCGCCGCCACCACCGCCTCCGTACCCCTACTTTAACAATGACCATTATCAATTCAATAACCAGAACTTTGACGCCCGTCCTAATTTTGATGCTAACCAACAGATGACCGGCCAACCAAACGCACCGGTTGCTGGCGGAGGATTTTTCTCCAATGGCCTGAAAAGAGCTCGATGTCATTCTGGCCGTCCAGGTTCCCCAG atCATAATGCTGATGGTGGCAATGTAAAACTTTTTGTCGCGCCTATTCCGCTTCCCACAACTATGGAAGCT ATACGCCCCTTGTTTGAAGCACATGGAGGTGTTATTGAGGTAGTTCTCCCCAGGGATAAGCGGAGTGGTCATCAACAAG GGTATTGCTTTGTGAAATATGCAACGATAGAGGAAGCTGACAGGGCTATTAGGGCTTTAAATGGTCAGTATACTATTCCTGGG GAAGCGGTTCCCCTTAAAGTCAGATATGCTGATAGGGAGAGGGAACGCGTTGCCAAGGTTGAAAGGGACCGCCCTG CAGCCGTGGAGATGGTAGAAAAACTCTATGTTGGTTGTGTTCACAGACAAGCTTCAATGCAAGAAATTGAGGAA ATATTTTCTCCATATGGTCATGTGGTAGATGTGTATATCGTACGAGATAATCTGAAGCAAAGTCGTG GATGTGCATTTGTTAAGTTCACTCACAGAGATATGGCATTAGCAGCAATGACAGCATTACATGGAACTTTCACAATGAGA GGCTGTGATCAACCTTTGATCATTAGATTTGCAGATCCCCCTAAACGGAGGGCGGGAGAATTAAG GGGATATGATGGACAAAATTCTGGCTCTTTTTCTCAAGGACCAATGATTAG GCCACCACCCAATTTTGGCGATTCAATGGGAGGGTGTGTTTTACCTACTGCTTTATATCCTGCGCAAGAAGCTTCCATGATTTCTGAACCTCTAGCCATTCCCAACCAAGTAAAGTTGACGCATGCTGCTCCACAAATCATAGCGCAACCACTTGTTCCAGTAAAGCAGCCACCAGCACAGTTGTCTCAGATGCCTTTAGAGCAGACTTGGGGTCCCGAGAAATTCTTGCAATCTTCTCAACCAGCAGTCACTGAAATGGtgaaacaaatttcaaatttagaCCAGCAGCAAAGTGTCCGGATTTCCCTGGAG TCACAGTGTAGTGAAGGTAATCGTCCAGCTGTGGGTGATAAATCTTCTGCCTCTGTGGTACCCCAGAGTCCCCAGACAGAAGATCCACAAGAGTGTGATTGGAGTGAGCATAACTGTCCAGATGGGTGCaagtattattataattgcACAACTTGTGAAAGCAGG TACCGATTTATGGGTACATCTCAAACTGCAAAAGTCAACTTGAGGCATGTTCATGTCCACGTGGTTGTCCAACCCCAACTTGCTTGGCTTCAG TGGGAGAAGCCTGATGAGTTCGCTTTATTTCAGCAACAATTACAGAAGAAGCAAAAAACGCATAATCCACGTCAGCAACCTTGTTTCCTATCAGAAGGTTTTTCTGATAAAGAAGCTGATCATACCTCTTCAGTCAGAAATTCCATGCCAACTGCTTTAGCTCTG GGTTTGGATCATATGCAAATACGACCAGAAACAAGTTCAGTTGTTGATCCCACCTGCACTTAA
- the LOC126686724 gene encoding flowering time control protein FCA isoform X2 produces the protein MEPPREGYHHHHNYHHRPRFNHQEQHHHHHHPNYFQHPNQPPFPPPPQLPLQPPPQLPLQPPPQLPLQPPPQLPLQPQPQLPLQPQLPLQPQPPPPPPPPYPYFNNDHYQFNNQNFDARPNFDANQQMTGQPNAPVAGGGFFSNGLKRARCHSGRPGSPDHNADGGNVKLFVAPIPLPTTMEAIRPLFEAHGGVIEVVLPRDKRSGHQQGYCFVKYATIEEADRAIRALNGQYTIPGEAVPLKVRYADRERERVAKVERDRPAVEMVEKLYVGCVHRQASMQEIEEIFSPYGHVVDVYIVRDNLKQSRGCAFVKFTHRDMALAAMTALHGTFTMRGCDQPLIIRFADPPKRRAGELRGYDGQNSGSFSQGPMIRPPPNFGDSMGGCVLPTALYPAQEASMISEPLAIPNQVKLTHAAPQIIAQPLVPVKQPPAQLSQMPLEQTWGPEKFLQSSQPAVTEMVKQISNLDQQQSVRISLESQCSEGNRPAVGDKSSASVVPQSPQTEDPQECDWSEHNCPDGCKYYYNCTTCESRYRFMGTSQTAKVNLRHVHVHVVVQPQLAWLQWEKPDEFALFQQQLQKKQKTHNPRQQPCFLSEGFSDKEADHTSSVRNSMPTALALGLDHMQIRPETSSVVDPTCT, from the exons ATGGAACCACCGAGAGAAGgctaccaccaccaccacaACTACCACCACCGCCCCCGATTCAACCACCAAGAACAGCACCACCACCATCATCATCCTAACTATTTCCAACACCCTAACCAGCCTCCTTTCCCACCTCCGCCACAGCTACCGCTCCAGCCACCTCCGCAGCTACCGCTCCAGCCACCTCCGCAGCTACCGCTCCAGCCACCTCCGCAGCTACCGCTCCAACCACAGCCGCAGCTTCCACTCCAGCCACAGCTACCGCTCCAGCCTCAGCCACCGCCGCCACCACCGCCTCCGTACCCCTACTTTAACAATGACCATTATCAATTCAATAACCAGAACTTTGACGCCCGTCCTAATTTTGATGCTAACCAACAGATGACCGGCCAACCAAACGCACCGGTTGCTGGCGGAGGATTTTTCTCCAATGGCCTGAAAAGAGCTCGATGTCATTCTGGCCGTCCAGGTTCCCCAG atCATAATGCTGATGGTGGCAATGTAAAACTTTTTGTCGCGCCTATTCCGCTTCCCACAACTATGGAAGCT ATACGCCCCTTGTTTGAAGCACATGGAGGTGTTATTGAGGTAGTTCTCCCCAGGGATAAGCGGAGTGGTCATCAACAAG GGTATTGCTTTGTGAAATATGCAACGATAGAGGAAGCTGACAGGGCTATTAGGGCTTTAAATGGTCAGTATACTATTCCTGGG GAAGCGGTTCCCCTTAAAGTCAGATATGCTGATAGGGAGAGGGAACGCGTTGCCAAGGTTGAAAGGGACCGCCCTG CCGTGGAGATGGTAGAAAAACTCTATGTTGGTTGTGTTCACAGACAAGCTTCAATGCAAGAAATTGAGGAA ATATTTTCTCCATATGGTCATGTGGTAGATGTGTATATCGTACGAGATAATCTGAAGCAAAGTCGTG GATGTGCATTTGTTAAGTTCACTCACAGAGATATGGCATTAGCAGCAATGACAGCATTACATGGAACTTTCACAATGAGA GGCTGTGATCAACCTTTGATCATTAGATTTGCAGATCCCCCTAAACGGAGGGCGGGAGAATTAAG GGGATATGATGGACAAAATTCTGGCTCTTTTTCTCAAGGACCAATGATTAG GCCACCACCCAATTTTGGCGATTCAATGGGAGGGTGTGTTTTACCTACTGCTTTATATCCTGCGCAAGAAGCTTCCATGATTTCTGAACCTCTAGCCATTCCCAACCAAGTAAAGTTGACGCATGCTGCTCCACAAATCATAGCGCAACCACTTGTTCCAGTAAAGCAGCCACCAGCACAGTTGTCTCAGATGCCTTTAGAGCAGACTTGGGGTCCCGAGAAATTCTTGCAATCTTCTCAACCAGCAGTCACTGAAATGGtgaaacaaatttcaaatttagaCCAGCAGCAAAGTGTCCGGATTTCCCTGGAG TCACAGTGTAGTGAAGGTAATCGTCCAGCTGTGGGTGATAAATCTTCTGCCTCTGTGGTACCCCAGAGTCCCCAGACAGAAGATCCACAAGAGTGTGATTGGAGTGAGCATAACTGTCCAGATGGGTGCaagtattattataattgcACAACTTGTGAAAGCAGG TACCGATTTATGGGTACATCTCAAACTGCAAAAGTCAACTTGAGGCATGTTCATGTCCACGTGGTTGTCCAACCCCAACTTGCTTGGCTTCAG TGGGAGAAGCCTGATGAGTTCGCTTTATTTCAGCAACAATTACAGAAGAAGCAAAAAACGCATAATCCACGTCAGCAACCTTGTTTCCTATCAGAAGGTTTTTCTGATAAAGAAGCTGATCATACCTCTTCAGTCAGAAATTCCATGCCAACTGCTTTAGCTCTG GGTTTGGATCATATGCAAATACGACCAGAAACAAGTTCAGTTGTTGATCCCACCTGCACTTAA
- the LOC126686724 gene encoding flowering time control protein FCA isoform X3: MEPPREGYHHHHNYHHRPRFNHQEQHHHHHHPNYFQHPNQPPFPPPPQLPLQPPPQLPLQPPPQLPLQPPPQLPLQPQPQLPLQPQLPLQPQPPPPPPPPYPYFNNDHYQFNNQNFDARPNFDANQQMTGQPNAPVAGGGFFSNGLKRARCHSGRPGSPDHNADGGNVKLFVAPIPLPTTMEAIRPLFEAHGGVIEVVLPRDKRSGHQQGYCFVKYATIEEADRAIRALNGQYTIPGEAVPLKVRYADRERERVAKVERDRPAAVEMVEKLYVGCVHRQASMQEIEEIFSPYGHVVDVYIVRDNLKQSRGCAFVKFTHRDMALAAMTALHGTFTMRGCDQPLIIRFADPPKRRAGELRGYDGQNSGSFSQGPMIRPPPNFGDSMGGCVLPTALYPAQEASMISEPLAIPNQVKLTHAAPQIIAQPLVPVKQPPAQLSQMPLEQTWGPEKFLQSSQPAVTEMVKQISNLDQQQSVRISLESQCSEGNRPAVGDKSSASVVPQSPQTEDPQECDWSEHNCPDGCKYYYNCTTCESRWEKPDEFALFQQQLQKKQKTHNPRQQPCFLSEGFSDKEADHTSSVRNSMPTALALGLDHMQIRPETSSVVDPTCT, from the exons ATGGAACCACCGAGAGAAGgctaccaccaccaccacaACTACCACCACCGCCCCCGATTCAACCACCAAGAACAGCACCACCACCATCATCATCCTAACTATTTCCAACACCCTAACCAGCCTCCTTTCCCACCTCCGCCACAGCTACCGCTCCAGCCACCTCCGCAGCTACCGCTCCAGCCACCTCCGCAGCTACCGCTCCAGCCACCTCCGCAGCTACCGCTCCAACCACAGCCGCAGCTTCCACTCCAGCCACAGCTACCGCTCCAGCCTCAGCCACCGCCGCCACCACCGCCTCCGTACCCCTACTTTAACAATGACCATTATCAATTCAATAACCAGAACTTTGACGCCCGTCCTAATTTTGATGCTAACCAACAGATGACCGGCCAACCAAACGCACCGGTTGCTGGCGGAGGATTTTTCTCCAATGGCCTGAAAAGAGCTCGATGTCATTCTGGCCGTCCAGGTTCCCCAG atCATAATGCTGATGGTGGCAATGTAAAACTTTTTGTCGCGCCTATTCCGCTTCCCACAACTATGGAAGCT ATACGCCCCTTGTTTGAAGCACATGGAGGTGTTATTGAGGTAGTTCTCCCCAGGGATAAGCGGAGTGGTCATCAACAAG GGTATTGCTTTGTGAAATATGCAACGATAGAGGAAGCTGACAGGGCTATTAGGGCTTTAAATGGTCAGTATACTATTCCTGGG GAAGCGGTTCCCCTTAAAGTCAGATATGCTGATAGGGAGAGGGAACGCGTTGCCAAGGTTGAAAGGGACCGCCCTG CAGCCGTGGAGATGGTAGAAAAACTCTATGTTGGTTGTGTTCACAGACAAGCTTCAATGCAAGAAATTGAGGAA ATATTTTCTCCATATGGTCATGTGGTAGATGTGTATATCGTACGAGATAATCTGAAGCAAAGTCGTG GATGTGCATTTGTTAAGTTCACTCACAGAGATATGGCATTAGCAGCAATGACAGCATTACATGGAACTTTCACAATGAGA GGCTGTGATCAACCTTTGATCATTAGATTTGCAGATCCCCCTAAACGGAGGGCGGGAGAATTAAG GGGATATGATGGACAAAATTCTGGCTCTTTTTCTCAAGGACCAATGATTAG GCCACCACCCAATTTTGGCGATTCAATGGGAGGGTGTGTTTTACCTACTGCTTTATATCCTGCGCAAGAAGCTTCCATGATTTCTGAACCTCTAGCCATTCCCAACCAAGTAAAGTTGACGCATGCTGCTCCACAAATCATAGCGCAACCACTTGTTCCAGTAAAGCAGCCACCAGCACAGTTGTCTCAGATGCCTTTAGAGCAGACTTGGGGTCCCGAGAAATTCTTGCAATCTTCTCAACCAGCAGTCACTGAAATGGtgaaacaaatttcaaatttagaCCAGCAGCAAAGTGTCCGGATTTCCCTGGAG TCACAGTGTAGTGAAGGTAATCGTCCAGCTGTGGGTGATAAATCTTCTGCCTCTGTGGTACCCCAGAGTCCCCAGACAGAAGATCCACAAGAGTGTGATTGGAGTGAGCATAACTGTCCAGATGGGTGCaagtattattataattgcACAACTTGTGAAAGCAGG TGGGAGAAGCCTGATGAGTTCGCTTTATTTCAGCAACAATTACAGAAGAAGCAAAAAACGCATAATCCACGTCAGCAACCTTGTTTCCTATCAGAAGGTTTTTCTGATAAAGAAGCTGATCATACCTCTTCAGTCAGAAATTCCATGCCAACTGCTTTAGCTCTG GGTTTGGATCATATGCAAATACGACCAGAAACAAGTTCAGTTGTTGATCCCACCTGCACTTAA